In the genome of Kitasatospora cathayae, one region contains:
- the nagA gene encoding N-acetylglucosamine-6-phosphate deacetylase yields MVTGRIALAGARLVLPGGVVEGGRLAVEGDRIAALTSGESEPGDLDLTGHTVVPGFVDLHVHGGGGASYASGIAEEALLAARTHLEHGTTTTMASTVTGEIDDLVRQAAVLSELVEDGILAGIHFEGPFISHHRCGAHRPDLLRDPDPALVRKLVDAARGHARMVTLAPELPGGLDSVRMLADLGVIAAVGHTDSDYPTTLEAIDAGASVATHLFNAMPGIAHRAPGPIVALLEDERVTVELINDGVHLHPSVLDLAYGTAGPGRVALITDAMGAAGMGDGRYPLGPLQVEVKDGVAMLPDGSSIAGSTLTLDRAFQRAIQVQKLTLGEAVESLSTTPARLLGLADSIGTLETGKLADLVVVDSTGYDLVAVMRQGRWVLGGEKFATVKSA; encoded by the coding sequence ATCGTCACAGGTCGCATTGCCCTGGCCGGTGCCCGACTGGTCCTGCCCGGTGGCGTCGTCGAGGGCGGCCGCCTGGCCGTCGAGGGCGACCGGATCGCCGCACTGACGAGCGGGGAGAGCGAGCCGGGCGACCTCGACCTGACCGGCCACACCGTGGTGCCCGGCTTCGTCGACCTGCACGTCCACGGCGGCGGCGGCGCCTCCTACGCCTCCGGCATCGCCGAGGAGGCCCTGCTCGCCGCCCGCACCCACCTCGAACACGGCACCACCACCACGATGGCCTCCACCGTCACCGGCGAGATCGACGACCTCGTCCGCCAGGCCGCCGTCCTCTCCGAACTCGTCGAGGACGGCATCCTCGCCGGCATCCACTTCGAGGGCCCCTTCATCTCCCACCACCGCTGCGGCGCCCACCGCCCCGACCTGCTGCGCGACCCCGACCCCGCCCTGGTCCGCAAACTCGTCGACGCCGCCCGCGGCCACGCCCGCATGGTCACCCTCGCCCCCGAACTCCCCGGCGGCCTCGACTCGGTGCGCATGCTCGCCGACCTCGGCGTCATCGCCGCCGTCGGCCACACCGACTCCGACTACCCCACCACCCTCGAAGCCATCGACGCCGGCGCGAGCGTCGCCACCCACCTCTTCAACGCCATGCCCGGCATCGCCCACCGCGCCCCCGGCCCCATCGTGGCGCTGCTGGAGGACGAACGCGTCACCGTCGAGCTGATCAACGACGGCGTCCACCTCCACCCCTCCGTCCTCGACCTCGCCTACGGCACCGCCGGCCCCGGCCGCGTCGCCCTGATCACCGACGCCATGGGCGCCGCCGGCATGGGCGACGGCCGCTACCCACTCGGCCCGCTCCAGGTCGAGGTCAAGGACGGCGTCGCGATGCTCCCCGATGGCAGCTCCATCGCCGGGTCGACCCTCACGCTCGACCGCGCCTTCCAACGGGCCATCCAGGTCCAGAAGTTGACCCTCGGCGAGGCCGTCGAGTCGCTCTCCACCACCCCGGCCCGGCTGCTCGGCCTCGCCGACTCCATCGGCACCCTGGAGACCGGCAAGCTCGCCGACCTGGTCGTGGTCGACTCCACCGGCTACGACCTGGTCGCCGTGATGCGCCAGGGCCGCTGGGTCCTCGGCGGCGAGAAGTTCGCCACCGTCAAGTCCGCCTGA
- a CDS encoding winged helix-turn-helix domain-containing protein, producing MVLRIHFTAEDLLGTRFADGPAPLMELELAVAMLQRPGADPAFARRTRLLGATAARSVVPLTELVPVTGAGPFFLDPLSVDLEHGLESVRSSTNALVRRELDRICRNGLPVTPLMRGLANGDRQAWRYLESSLRASHSALIDAVWPRLRTGFDIDLAWRGQVQREQGLRGMLAGLYPGSRWHGSTLEIAVSRQLDFRLEGGGVLLLPSAQWTGEPLCGPLPDGPLLLVYPALTLLPHLPEEAPAPGAAPEEPVAALLGRTRSAVLRLTLREPTTSQLARELGISVASASEHARALRRAGLVSTVRAGRAVRHSCTLLGHRLLAAARSPAPQPAPAAQGRR from the coding sequence GTGGTGCTGCGGATCCACTTCACGGCCGAGGACCTGCTCGGCACCCGGTTCGCGGACGGGCCGGCACCGCTGATGGAGCTCGAGCTGGCCGTCGCCATGCTGCAACGGCCCGGTGCGGACCCGGCGTTCGCCCGGCGGACCCGCCTGCTCGGTGCCACGGCCGCCCGGTCCGTCGTGCCGCTGACCGAGCTGGTCCCGGTGACCGGCGCGGGTCCGTTCTTCCTCGATCCGCTCAGCGTCGACCTGGAGCACGGGCTGGAGTCGGTGCGTTCGTCCACCAACGCGCTGGTCCGCCGCGAGCTCGATCGCATCTGCCGCAACGGGCTGCCCGTCACCCCGCTGATGCGGGGCCTGGCGAACGGTGATCGGCAGGCCTGGCGGTACCTGGAGAGCAGCCTGCGCGCCTCTCATTCGGCGCTGATCGACGCGGTCTGGCCGAGGCTGCGCACCGGCTTCGACATCGACCTCGCCTGGCGCGGGCAGGTGCAGCGCGAGCAGGGGCTGCGCGGGATGCTGGCCGGCCTCTATCCGGGCAGCCGATGGCACGGCAGCACGCTGGAGATCGCGGTTTCCAGGCAGCTGGACTTCCGTCTGGAAGGCGGCGGCGTCCTGCTGCTGCCGTCCGCGCAGTGGACCGGGGAACCACTGTGCGGCCCGCTGCCGGACGGACCGCTGCTGCTGGTCTACCCGGCGCTCACCCTGCTGCCCCACCTTCCCGAGGAGGCGCCGGCACCGGGGGCGGCCCCGGAGGAACCGGTGGCAGCCCTGCTCGGCCGGACCCGCTCGGCGGTCCTGCGGCTGACCCTGCGCGAGCCGACCACCAGTCAACTCGCCCGCGAGCTGGGCATCTCGGTGGCCAGCGCCTCCGAGCACGCCCGGGCGCTGCGGCGGGCCGGGCTGGTGAGCACGGTACGGGCCGGTCGGGCGGTGCGCCACAGCTGCACCCTCCTCGGCCATCGGCTGCTCGCCGCGGCGCGGTCCCCTGCGCCGCAGCCCGCCCCGGCCGCGCAGGGGCGGCGGTGA
- a CDS encoding SpoIIE family protein phosphatase, whose protein sequence is MLLIIVAALAALVVGARRDDTADAQGRTLAAAQAFANSPGILTALSGPDPTAALQPSAEAARKAAGVDAIIVYGLDGIALTHSDPNQIGKHVIGPYAQAATGKPFTRTFRGSLGLSVISAVPVKAADGSVVAIVASPVTVEKVQHRVNQQLPVLFGGAAVALAIGAAGASLVSRRLQRQTHGLGPAEMTRMYEHHDAVLHAVREGVVILGEDGRLLLANDEAARLLGLPVDCEGRSITELGLGHPAAELLASGRVVTDAVAGSADRLLSVNIRATDRNGGPPGQVATLRDSTELRALSDKAEAARERLNVLYEAGNTIGTTLDVVRTAQELAEAAVPSFADYATVDLAEPVLHGDEPTGTRILQLQRAGLSGVHPDTPFHPVGATIPIVPTAPLGRSPQPGQSVIEADLTSAAVRHGDAPERARRTVDHGIHSRLSVPLLARGQVLGVAVFWRAASPEPFDEDDLSLAEELVARAAVCIDNARRYTREHRLAVTLQHSLLPGGLPEQSALDVAYRYLPAEAGVGGDWFDVIPLPGARVALVVGDVVGHGLHAAATMGQLRTAVHNFSSLDLPPDELLSHLDDLVNQIDQDRAAKDGDAITGATCLYAIYDPVTRRCAMARAGHLLPALVHPDGSVEFPELPAGPPLGLVGLPFETAELQLREGTRLVLYTDGLVEDRSRDIDVGLELLRTTLGQGDRSPDATCEAVLNALLPANPTDDIALLVARTRALPADRVAVWDVQADPAAVARIRVGVAERLTEWGLDEMAFTTELIVSELVTNAIRYAIGPIRLRLLRDRALICEVSDGSSTSPHLRYAVSTDEGGRGLFLVAQLSERWGTRYTPNGKVIWAEQHIHESDTPAVEGPGEIPLVTTEGRLEPS, encoded by the coding sequence ATGCTGCTGATCATCGTCGCCGCGCTGGCGGCTCTCGTCGTCGGGGCCCGGCGCGACGACACGGCGGATGCCCAGGGCCGGACACTCGCCGCGGCGCAGGCGTTCGCGAACTCTCCGGGGATCCTGACGGCACTGAGCGGCCCCGACCCGACCGCAGCCCTGCAGCCGTCCGCCGAGGCGGCCCGGAAGGCCGCCGGAGTGGACGCCATCATCGTCTACGGGTTGGACGGGATCGCGCTCACCCACAGCGACCCGAACCAGATCGGGAAGCACGTCATCGGTCCCTACGCGCAGGCGGCGACCGGCAAGCCCTTCACCAGGACCTTCCGCGGGTCGCTGGGCCTCTCCGTGATCTCGGCGGTACCCGTCAAGGCCGCCGACGGCTCCGTCGTCGCCATCGTCGCCTCCCCGGTCACGGTCGAGAAGGTGCAGCACAGGGTGAACCAGCAGCTGCCGGTCCTGTTCGGCGGTGCCGCGGTGGCTCTTGCCATCGGCGCGGCCGGGGCGAGCCTGGTGAGCCGTCGGCTGCAGCGGCAGACCCATGGCCTGGGCCCGGCCGAGATGACCAGGATGTACGAGCACCACGACGCCGTGCTGCACGCCGTCCGGGAGGGCGTGGTGATCCTCGGCGAGGACGGCCGGCTGCTGCTGGCCAACGACGAGGCCGCCCGGTTGCTCGGCCTGCCCGTCGACTGCGAAGGCCGTTCGATCACCGAGCTGGGCCTGGGCCACCCGGCCGCCGAGCTGCTGGCCTCCGGGCGAGTGGTCACCGATGCCGTGGCCGGCTCCGCCGACCGCCTGCTCTCGGTGAACATCCGGGCCACCGACCGCAACGGGGGACCGCCCGGGCAGGTCGCGACCCTGCGCGACTCCACCGAGCTGCGCGCCCTGTCCGACAAGGCCGAGGCGGCCCGCGAGCGCCTCAACGTGCTGTACGAAGCCGGCAACACGATCGGCACCACACTCGACGTGGTGCGCACCGCCCAGGAACTCGCCGAGGCGGCCGTCCCGAGCTTCGCCGACTACGCCACCGTCGACCTCGCGGAGCCCGTTCTGCACGGCGACGAGCCCACCGGCACCCGGATCCTCCAACTGCAGCGCGCCGGGCTGAGCGGCGTCCACCCGGACACGCCGTTCCATCCCGTCGGTGCGACCATTCCGATCGTTCCCACCGCCCCGCTCGGCCGCAGCCCGCAGCCCGGACAGTCCGTGATCGAGGCGGATCTGACCAGCGCCGCCGTCCGGCACGGCGACGCCCCGGAGCGGGCCCGGCGCACGGTCGACCACGGCATCCACTCGCGGCTGAGCGTGCCGCTGCTCGCCCGGGGCCAGGTCCTCGGCGTGGCCGTCTTCTGGCGCGCGGCCTCACCGGAGCCCTTCGACGAGGACGACCTCTCGCTGGCCGAGGAGCTGGTCGCCCGGGCCGCCGTCTGCATCGACAACGCCCGCCGCTACACCCGCGAGCACCGGCTGGCCGTCACCCTCCAGCACAGCCTGCTACCCGGCGGACTGCCCGAGCAGAGCGCCCTGGACGTCGCCTACCGCTACCTGCCCGCCGAGGCCGGCGTGGGCGGCGACTGGTTCGACGTGATCCCGTTGCCCGGCGCCCGGGTCGCCCTGGTGGTGGGCGACGTGGTCGGCCACGGCCTGCACGCCGCCGCCACCATGGGCCAGCTGCGCACCGCCGTGCACAACTTCTCCTCCCTCGACCTGCCCCCGGACGAACTGCTCAGCCACCTGGACGACCTGGTCAACCAGATCGACCAGGACCGGGCGGCCAAGGACGGCGACGCCATCACCGGCGCGACCTGCCTGTACGCCATCTACGACCCGGTCACCCGGCGCTGCGCCATGGCCCGGGCCGGGCACCTGCTGCCGGCCCTGGTCCACCCGGACGGCTCGGTGGAGTTCCCCGAGTTGCCCGCCGGGCCGCCGCTCGGCCTGGTCGGTCTGCCGTTCGAGACCGCCGAACTACAGCTGCGGGAGGGCACCCGGCTGGTCCTCTACACCGACGGGCTGGTCGAGGACCGCTCCCGGGACATCGACGTCGGCCTCGAACTGCTGCGCACCACCCTCGGCCAGGGCGACCGCAGCCCCGACGCCACCTGCGAGGCGGTGCTGAACGCCCTGCTGCCGGCCAACCCGACCGACGACATCGCCCTGCTGGTCGCCCGGACCAGGGCGCTGCCCGCCGACCGGGTCGCCGTCTGGGACGTCCAGGCCGACCCGGCCGCCGTCGCCCGGATCCGGGTCGGCGTCGCGGAGCGGCTCACCGAGTGGGGGCTGGACGAGATGGCCTTCACCACCGAACTCATCGTCAGCGAGCTGGTCACCAACGCCATCCGGTACGCCATCGGTCCGATCCGGCTCCGGCTGCTCCGTGACCGCGCACTCATCTGCGAGGTCTCCGACGGCAGCAGCACCTCCCCGCACCTGCGGTACGCGGTCAGCACCGACGAGGGCGGGCGCGGGCTGTTCCTGGTCGCCCAGCTCTCCGAGCGCTGGGGCACCCGCTACACCCCCAACGGCAAAGTCATCTGGGCCGAACAGCACATCCACGAGAGCGACACCCCGGCAGTGGAAGGTCCCGGCGAGATCCCGCTCGTGACCACCGAAGGACGTCTGGAGCCATCGTGA